One part of the Suncus etruscus isolate mSunEtr1 chromosome 2, mSunEtr1.pri.cur, whole genome shotgun sequence genome encodes these proteins:
- the ZC3H7A gene encoding zinc finger CCCH domain-containing protein 7A: MSSVPPERRKRQQHIKEGLQFIQSPLSYPGTQEQYAVYLRALVRNLFNEGNDAYREHDLNNSVSQYTEALNIADYAKTEEILIPKEIIEKLHINRIACYSNMGFHKKVLEDCDAVLGFNAGNCKALYRKSKALSDLGRYKEAYDAVAKCSLAVPQDEHVIKLTQELAQKLGFKIRKAYVRAELSLQSVPGDGAGKAPSSSVEDIEPDLLTPRQETLPVVSVPAPSFPNQVGSELASVPLVPGTSVLPLHTEENVLPSAVLANGSQSSFSMPDTFFDDGDMVLGDELDDLLDSAPEPNGPVMPSALVRGPLPAAGVPPGIPFSASLLGTLSLGARFTRPPSLSELYPPLSSSLEDFCSLNSFTVSESKRDLSSSASREGTPLSSCSPPLVLMNGPGSLFASENFLGIASQPRNDFGNFFGSAVTKPPSTVTPRHPLEGTHELRQACQLCFVKSGPKLMDFTYHANIDHKCKKDILIGRIKNVEDKSWKKIRPRPTKTNYEGPYYICKDVASEEECRYLGHCTFAYCQEEIDVWTLERTGAFSREAFFGGLGKVHLTVFRLLQEHLGEFTFLCEKCFDHKPRMISKRNKDDSTSCSHPVTKHEFEDNKCLVHILRETTVKYSKIRAFHAQCQLDLCRHEVRYGCLREDECFYAHSLVELKVWILQNETGISHDAIAQESQHYWQNVETRVPEAQVLGDQIMPNSLNMKIKFVCAQCLRNGQVIEPDKNRKYCSAKARHSWTKDRRALRVMSFERKKWMNIRPLPTKKQMPLQFDLCNHIASGKKCQYVGNCSFAHSPEEREVWTYMKENGIQDMEQFYELWLKSQKNERNDDVASQSTKENGKQIHMPTDYAEVTVDFHCWMCGKNCNSEKQWQGHIASEKHKEKVFHTEDDQYCWQHRFPTGSFSICERFASGTCAEGSSCKFAHGHAELREWEERRAALKMKLNKARKDHLIAPNDNDFGKYSFLFKDLN; encoded by the exons GTCACCGCTGTCGTACCCCGGGACACAAGAACAATATGCG GTCTATTTACGGGCTCTTGTGAGAAATCTTTTTAATGAAGGAAATGATGCTTATCGGGAACATGATTTGAACAACTCAGTAAGCCAGTACACAGAAGCTTTGAATATTGCCGATTATGCCAAGACGGAAGAAATTTTAATCCCTAAAGAAATCATTGAGAAACTGCACATCAATCGTATTGCTTGCTATTCCAATATG GGTTTCCATAAGAAGGTTCTAGAAGACTGTGATGCTGTCCTCGGTTTCAATGCCGGCAACTGCAAGGCCCTGTACCGGAAATCCAAGGCTCTGAGCGACTTAGGGAGATACAAAGAGGCTTATGACGCTGTGGCCAAGTGTTCTCTGGCCGTCCCCCAG GATGAACATGTAATCAAATTAACTCAAGAGCTGGCGCAGAAATTGGGATTTAAGATAAGGAAAGCATACGTGAGAGCTGAG ctTTCACTGCAGTCTGTGCCCGGCGACGGGGCTGGCAAG GCTCCAAGCTCTTCGGTGGAAGATATTGAGCCAG ATTTACTGACCCCGAGACAGGAGACCCTTCCTGTGGTTTCTGTTCCTGCACCCAGCTTCCCGAACCAGGTTGGCAGCGAGCTGGCCTCGGTGCCTCTAGTGCCCGGAACTTCAGTTCTGCCGCTGCACACAGAGGAGAACGTCTTGCCATCGGCGGTGTTAGCCAATGGCAGCCAGAGCTCCTTTAGCATGCCAGACACCTTCTTTGATGATGGAGACATGGTCCTGGGGGACGAGCTGGATGACCTCCTGGACTCTGCCCCAGAGCCCAATGGGCCTGTTATG CCCTCTGCGTTAGTCCGAGGACCCCTTCCGGCCGCTGGTGTCCCCCCTGGCATCCCCTTTTCAGCCTCTCTGCTGGGCACCTTGTCTCTGGGTGCCAGGTTCACCCGCCCCCCGTCCCTCTCCGAGCTGTATCCGCCCTTGAGCTCGTCCTTAGAAGATTTCTGTTCTTTAAACTCATTTACAGTGAGTGAGTCCAAACGAG ATCTGTCCAGCTCAGCTTCTAGAGAGGGGACCCCGCTTAGCAGCTGCAGTCCCCCGCTGGTTCTC ATGAATGGACCCGGCAGCTTATTTGCTTCAGAGAATTTCCTGGGCATCGCTAGTCAGCCGAGAAATGACTTTGGAAACTTTTTTGGAAGTGCAGTTACTAAACCACCTTCCACAGTGACCCCTAGACACCCCCTGGAGGGAACGCACGAGTTGAGACAAGCATGCCAGCTGTGTTTTGTAAAATCAG GCCCTAAGTTAATGGATTTCACTTACCATGCTAATATAGATCATAAGTGtaagaaagatattttaattgGTAGGATAAAGAATGTTGAAGATAAATCATGGAAAAAAATACGTCCAagaccaacaaaaacaaattatgaaGGACCCTATTATATATGTAAAG ATGTCGCCTCGGAGGAGGAATGTCGCTATTTGGGCCACTGCACGTTTGCTTATTGCCAGGAGGAGATAGACGTGTGGACGCTGGAGCGAACGGGCGCGTTCAGTCGTGAGGCGTTCTTTGGTGGCCTTGGGAAGGTTCACCTCACCGTGTTCCGGCTCCTCCAGGAGCACCTGGGCGAGTTCACGTTCCTTTGCGAG AAATGTTTCGACCATAAGCCTCGAAtgataagtaaaagaaataaagatgattctaCGTCTTGCTCTCATCCGGTTACGAAGCATGAATTTGAAGACAATAA gTGCCTTGTCCACATTTTGCGGGAGACGACGGTCAAATACTCCAAAATCCGTGCTTTCCACGCCCAGTGCCAGCTCGACCTGTGCCGCCACGAGGTCCGCTATGGCTGCCTGCGGGAGGACGAGTGTTTCTATGCGCACAGCCTCGTGGAGCTCAAAGTTTGGATCCTGCAGAATGAGACAG GTATTTCACACGATGCCATCGCTCAAGAATCTCAACATTATTGGCAGAACGTGGAAACGCGTGTACCCGAGGCCCAG GTTCTTGGTGATCAAATAATGCCCAACTCTCTCaatatgaagataaaatttgTGTGTGCTCAGTGTCTGAGAAATGGTCAAGTCATTGAAccagacaaaaacagaaaatattgtaGTGCAAAAGCCAGGCATTC GTGGACCAAAGACCGGCGTGCCTTGAGAGTGATGTCTTTTGAACGTAAGAAGTGGATGAACATCCGTCCTCTCCCCACAAAGAAACAAATGCCTTTACAGTTTGAT CTCTGCAATCACATCGCTTCGGGGAAGAAGTGCCAGTACGTGGGCAACTGCTCCTTTGCGCACAGCCCTGAGGAGCGGGAAGTGTGGACATACATGAAGGAGAACGGGA TCCAAGATATGGAGCAGTTTTATGAGCTCTGGCTGAAGagtcagaaaaatgaaagaaatgacgACGTGGCCAGTCAGTCAACCAAGGAGAACGGCAAACAGATCCATATGCCCACGGACTATGCCGAGGTCACT GTGGACTTCCACTGCTGGATGTGCGGGAAGAACTGTAACAGTGAAAAGCAGTGGCAGGGTCACATCGCATCGGAGAAGCACAAGGAGAAAGTCTTCCACACCGAGGACGACCAGTACTGCTGGCAGCACCGGTTCCCCACTGGCTCCTTCAGTATATGCGAGAG GTTTGCCAGTGGGACCTGCGCAGAGGGGAGCAGCTGTAAATTTGCCCACGGGCACGCAGAACTCCGAGAATGGGAGGAGAGAAGAGCCGCCCTGAAGATGAAACTCAACAAAGCCAGGAAAGATCACTTAATTGCCCCAAATGATAATGATTTTGGaaaatatagttttttgtttAAAGATTTAAACTAA